From Pseudoxanthomonas sp. YR558, the proteins below share one genomic window:
- a CDS encoding monovalent cation:proton antiporter-2 (CPA2) family protein, whose product MSAESGASQLVSVVALLGAAVVTVPIFRRLGLGSVLGYLAAGLAIGPFGLKWFNDPQSILHVAELGVVMFLFVIGLEMRPSHLWSLRKQIFGLGALQITVCTVLLTGVGLAFGYPLAVSFIGGMGFVLTSTAVVMQLLAERGDVALPHGQKVVSILLFEDLLIVPLLVLVAFMSPQVVQPEEGSRWLAIGIGVASLAGLIAAGIWLLNPLFRVLAAAKAREVMTAAALLVVLGAALLMQLGGLSMAMGAFLAGVLLSESTFRHQIEADIEPFRGILLGLFFLGVGMALDLGVVASNWPLIVSAVLAMMVVKAACIYVVARVTRSPHAEALDRAVLMAQGGEFAFVLFAAAAAAGIIDATVNANLTAIVVLSMALTPLFVLLLRRFTHPDAPSMEGIEEAKGLSGSVLIIGFGRFGQVMSQSLLARDVDVTIIDTDIEMIRSAEEFGFKIYYGDGTRLDVLRACGAQTAQSIAICIDDKDAASRIVELVKHEFPQAQVLVRSFDREHSLALIGAGVDYQIRETFESAVEFGKAALMSVGISREDADTIALEIRRRDAERLELEIAGGDLRSGIPALYGNAKHTKPTPTPFTKPKREAKALNEEAAEIIGEEEEE is encoded by the coding sequence ATGAGTGCAGAATCGGGTGCCAGCCAACTGGTGAGTGTCGTCGCCCTGCTGGGGGCGGCGGTGGTGACGGTGCCGATCTTCCGGCGCCTGGGCTTGGGCTCGGTGCTGGGTTATCTGGCTGCCGGCCTCGCGATCGGTCCGTTCGGCCTGAAATGGTTCAACGATCCGCAATCCATCCTGCACGTCGCCGAACTGGGCGTGGTGATGTTCCTGTTCGTCATCGGCCTGGAGATGCGACCCAGCCACCTGTGGAGCCTGCGCAAGCAGATCTTCGGCCTGGGCGCGCTGCAGATCACGGTGTGCACGGTGCTGCTGACAGGCGTGGGCCTCGCGTTCGGTTACCCGCTGGCTGTCTCCTTCATCGGCGGCATGGGGTTCGTGCTGACGTCCACGGCGGTGGTGATGCAACTGCTCGCCGAGCGGGGCGACGTCGCGCTGCCGCATGGGCAGAAGGTGGTCTCGATCCTGTTGTTCGAAGACCTGCTGATCGTGCCGTTGCTGGTGCTGGTGGCTTTCATGTCCCCACAGGTCGTGCAGCCGGAAGAAGGCTCGCGCTGGTTGGCGATCGGCATCGGGGTGGCGTCGCTGGCCGGCCTGATCGCCGCGGGCATCTGGCTGCTCAATCCCTTGTTCCGCGTGCTGGCAGCGGCCAAGGCACGCGAAGTGATGACGGCGGCGGCGTTGCTGGTCGTGCTGGGCGCCGCGCTGCTGATGCAGTTGGGTGGCCTGTCGATGGCGATGGGTGCATTCCTGGCGGGCGTGCTGCTGTCGGAATCGACGTTCCGTCACCAGATCGAAGCCGACATCGAGCCGTTCCGCGGCATCCTGCTGGGCCTGTTCTTCCTCGGCGTAGGCATGGCGCTGGACCTGGGCGTGGTGGCGAGCAACTGGCCGCTGATCGTCAGCGCGGTGCTGGCGATGATGGTGGTCAAGGCGGCCTGCATCTACGTCGTCGCGCGGGTGACGCGCAGTCCGCATGCTGAGGCCCTGGATCGCGCGGTGCTGATGGCGCAAGGTGGTGAGTTCGCCTTTGTGTTGTTCGCCGCTGCGGCCGCGGCCGGGATCATCGATGCGACCGTCAATGCCAACCTGACCGCCATCGTGGTGCTGTCGATGGCGCTGACGCCGCTGTTCGTGCTGCTGCTGCGCCGCTTCACCCACCCCGATGCCCCATCGATGGAAGGCATCGAGGAAGCCAAGGGCCTCTCCGGCAGCGTGCTGATCATCGGCTTCGGGCGCTTCGGCCAGGTGATGAGCCAATCGCTGTTGGCGCGCGACGTGGACGTGACCATCATCGATACCGACATCGAGATGATCCGCAGTGCCGAGGAGTTCGGCTTCAAGATCTATTATGGCGACGGCACACGGCTGGACGTGCTGCGCGCCTGCGGTGCGCAGACGGCGCAGTCGATCGCGATCTGCATCGACGACAAGGACGCGGCGAGCCGCATCGTGGAACTGGTCAAGCATGAGTTCCCGCAGGCCCAGGTGCTGGTGCGCTCGTTCGACCGCGAGCATTCGTTGGCGCTGATCGGCGCAGGCGTCGACTACCAGATCCGCGAGACGTTCGAGTCCGCGGTGGAGTTCGGCAAGGCGGCGCTGATGAGCGTCGGCATCTCGCGCGAGGATGCCGATACCATCGCGCTGGAAATCCGTCGGCGCGATGCCGAACGCCTGGAGCTCGAGATCGCCGGTGGCGACCTTCGCTCCGGCATCCCGGCGCTGTATGGCAACGCGAAGCACACCAAACCCACGCCAACGCCGTTCACCAAGCCCAAGCGCGAAGCGAAGGCGCTCAACGAGGAAGCCGCCGAGATCATCGGCGAGGAAGAAGAGGAATAG
- a CDS encoding alpha/beta fold hydrolase has protein sequence MLAWAAAALLATYIAMCALLYLQQRRLIYFPQFTQVDAAQTDFALPRPGATLRGWVVNPGQRDAVLYFGGNAESVDANREAFTRALPAHTVYLVAYRGYGASDGEPTEADLLADALALHDKVARRHPAGEVDVIGRSLGSGVASYVASERKVPALVLVTPFDSLAAVAQAHYPMFPVRLLLKDRYDSHARLPHHQGRLLVLRAGRDAVVPPPHTDRLLDAFPGRADVVDFPAAGHDDLSLDPAYEAALTTFLEPRTH, from the coding sequence ATGCTGGCCTGGGCCGCGGCCGCCCTCCTCGCCACCTACATCGCGATGTGCGCCCTGCTCTACCTGCAGCAGCGGCGACTGATCTATTTCCCGCAGTTCACCCAGGTGGACGCGGCGCAGACGGATTTCGCGCTGCCGCGGCCCGGGGCGACGTTGCGGGGCTGGGTCGTGAATCCCGGTCAACGCGACGCCGTGCTGTACTTCGGCGGCAACGCGGAATCCGTGGACGCCAACCGCGAGGCATTCACCCGTGCGTTGCCCGCGCACACGGTCTACCTGGTGGCGTATCGCGGCTATGGCGCCAGCGACGGTGAACCGACGGAGGCCGATCTGCTCGCCGACGCGCTCGCCCTGCACGATAAGGTCGCCAGACGCCATCCCGCAGGTGAGGTCGATGTGATCGGACGGAGCCTCGGCAGTGGCGTAGCCAGCTACGTTGCGTCCGAACGCAAGGTGCCGGCGTTGGTACTCGTGACGCCGTTCGACAGCCTAGCCGCCGTCGCACAGGCGCATTACCCGATGTTTCCCGTCCGGTTGCTGCTCAAGGACCGCTACGACTCGCACGCGCGCCTTCCCCATCATCAGGGAAGGCTGCTGGTCCTACGGGCAGGCCGCGACGCGGTCGTACCACCTCCGCATACCGACCGGCTGCTCGATGCCTTTCCGGGGCGCGCTGACGTGGTCGACTTTCCCGCCGCCGGCCATGACGATCTGTCGCTGGACCCGGCTTACGAGGCGGCGCTCACGACCTTCCTTGAACCCCGCACCCACTGA
- a CDS encoding DUF1244 domain-containing protein, with the protein MTDTTALEAAAFRRLLRHLNEDRTDVQNIDLMILAGFCRNCLADWYREAADAAGVAMDKEQAREHVYGMPFADWKARHQREATPEQLAAFKAAQERHG; encoded by the coding sequence ATGACCGATACCACCGCCCTGGAAGCCGCCGCCTTCCGTCGCCTCCTCCGGCACCTCAACGAGGACCGCACCGATGTGCAGAACATCGACCTGATGATCCTCGCGGGTTTCTGCCGCAATTGCCTCGCGGATTGGTACCGCGAGGCCGCCGACGCCGCAGGCGTGGCGATGGACAAGGAGCAGGCCCGCGAGCACGTCTACGGCATGCCTTTCGCCGACTGGAAAGCGCGCCACCAGCGCGAAGCGACTCCCGAGCAACTGGCTGCATTCAAGGCCGCCCAGGAGCGGCATGGGTAG
- the folD gene encoding bifunctional methylenetetrahydrofolate dehydrogenase/methenyltetrahydrofolate cyclohydrolase FolD, which yields MTARILDGRRIAENLLDELKVRVDARVVGGLTRPGLAVVLVGGDPASTVYVRNKRRAAEKVGIEAFDYDLPAGTSEAQLLALIDQLNADPKIHGILIQLPLPGIPDATRLIERIDPRKDVDGFHPANVGHLALRQFGLRPCTPRGITTLLGYTDQPVRGRNATIVGVSNHVGRPMALELLIAGCTVTSCHKFTPREVLQARVGDADILVVAAGKPGLIPGEWVKPGAVVIDVGINRLEDGRLVGDVGFDAAAQRASWITPVPGGVGPMTVATLMQNTLEAAEAGA from the coding sequence ATGACTGCCCGAATCCTGGACGGCCGCCGCATCGCCGAGAACCTGCTGGACGAACTCAAGGTCCGGGTAGACGCGCGCGTCGTGGGCGGCTTGACGCGGCCTGGCCTGGCTGTGGTGCTGGTGGGCGGCGATCCGGCCTCGACCGTGTACGTGCGCAACAAGCGCCGCGCGGCCGAGAAGGTCGGCATCGAGGCGTTCGACTACGACCTGCCGGCCGGCACGTCAGAGGCGCAATTGCTGGCCCTGATCGACCAGTTGAATGCCGACCCCAAGATCCACGGCATCCTCATCCAGCTGCCGCTGCCCGGCATTCCGGACGCGACCCGCCTGATCGAGCGCATCGACCCGCGCAAGGACGTGGACGGGTTCCATCCGGCCAATGTCGGCCATCTGGCGCTGCGCCAGTTCGGCCTGCGCCCGTGCACGCCACGCGGCATCACCACCTTGCTCGGCTACACCGACCAGCCGGTCCGCGGCCGCAACGCCACCATCGTGGGCGTCAGCAACCATGTGGGTCGCCCGATGGCGCTGGAACTGCTGATCGCGGGCTGCACCGTGACCAGCTGCCACAAGTTCACCCCCCGCGAGGTGCTGCAGGCCCGGGTGGGGGACGCCGACATCCTGGTGGTGGCGGCGGGCAAGCCGGGCCTGATCCCGGGCGAGTGGGTCAAGCCGGGCGCCGTGGTGATCGATGTCGGCATCAATCGGCTGGAAGACGGCCGACTGGTCGGCGATGTCGGCTTCGACGCGGCCGCACAGCGGGCCAGTTGGATTACCCCGGTCCCGGGCGGCGTGGGGCCCATGACCGTGGCCACGCTGATGCAGAACACCCTCGAAGCGGCCGAAGCGGGCGCCTGA